From a single Diceros bicornis minor isolate mBicDic1 chromosome 6, mDicBic1.mat.cur, whole genome shotgun sequence genomic region:
- the MMS19 gene encoding MMS19 nucleotide excision repair protein homolog isoform X3: MAAAAALEAVAPTGNLWGLVHDFVMGQQEGPADQVAAEVKSGSYTVLQVVEALGSSLENPEPRTRARGIQLLSQVLLQCHSLLLEKEVVHLILFYENRLKDHHLVIPSVLQGLRALSLCVSLPPGLAVSVLKAIFQEVHVQSLPQVDRHTVYSIITNFMRTREEELKSLGADFTFGFIQVMDGEKDPRNLLVAFHIVHDLISRDYSLGPFVEELFEVTSCYFPIDFTPPPNDPHGIQREDLILSLRAVLASTPRFAEFLLPLLIEKVDSEILSAKLDSLQTLVFQTASERVEAEGLAALHSLTACLSRSVLRADAEDLLDSFLSNILQDCRHHLCEPDMKLVWPSAKLLQAAAGASARACDHITSNVLPLLLEQFHKHSQSNQRRTILEMILGFLKLQQKWSYEDKDERPLSDFKDQLCSLVFMALTDPNTQLQLVGIRTLTVLGAQPDLLSSGDLELAVGHLYRLSFLEEDSQSCRVAALEASGTLATVYPVAFSRHLVPKLAEELCIGESDLARGDGPTKCSRHLCCLQALSAVSTHPSIVKETLPLLLQHLCQMNKGNMAAGPSEIIAICQSLQQVAEKCQLDPESCWYFHQTAIPCLLALAVQASMPEEHSVLRKVLLEDEVLAAMVSVISTATTHLSPDLAAQSVAHIVPLFLDGNISFLPENSFPCRFQPFQDGSSGQRRLVALLMAFVCSLPRNVEIPQLNQLMRELLELSCCHSCPFSSTAAAKCFAGLLNKHPAGQQLDEFLQLALDKVEAGLGSGRCRSQAFTLLLWVTKALLLRYHPLSSCLTEQLMGLLSDPELGPAAADGFSLLMSDCTDVLTRAGHAEVRIMFRQRFFTDNVPALVQGFHAAPQDVKPNYLKGLSHVLNRLPKPVLLPELPTLLSLLLEALSCPDSVVQLSTLSCLQPLLLEAPQVMSLHVDTLVTKFLNLSSSPSMAVRIAALQCMHALTRLPTPVLLPYKPQVIRALAKPLDDKKRLVRKEAVSARGEWFLLGSPGS; this comes from the exons atggccgccgccgccgctctgGAGGCGGTGGCGCCTACAGGCAACCTGTGGGGCCTCGTACACGACTTCGTCATGGGTCAGCAGGAGGGCCCCGCTGACCAAGTGGCTGCAG AAGTGAAATCCGGGAGCTATACAGTGTTACAAGTGGTGGAAGCCCTTGG GTCCTCCCTAGAGAATCCAGAACCCCGAACTCGGGCACGAGGAATCCAGCTTTTGTCACAGGTGCTACTCCAGTGTCACTCCTTGCTCCTGGAGAAGGAAG TTGTACACCTGATCCTATTCTATGAGAACCGGCTGAAGGACCATCATCTTGTGATCCCATCTGTCCTGCAGGGCTTGAGGGCACTA agcctgtgtgtgtccctgcccccagggctggctgtctCTGTGCTTAAAGCCATCTTCCAGGAGGTCCACGTCCAG TCCCTGCCACAGGTGGACCGACACACAGTCTACAGTATCATCACCAACTTCATGCGAACGCGGGAAGAAG agctGAAGAGCCTAGGAGCTGACTTCACCTTTGGCTTCATCCAGGTGATGGATGGGGAAAAGGATCCCCGTAATCTTCTGGTGGCTTTCCACATCGTCCATGACCTCATTTCCAGGGACTATAGCCTGG GACCCTTTGTGGAGGAGTTGTTTGAAGTGACATCTTGTTACTTCCCTATTGATTTTACCCCT CCACCTAATGATCCCCATGGTATCCAGAGAGAAGATCTCATCCTGAGTCTTCGAGCAGTGCTGGCTTCTACACCACGATTTGCTGAG TTCCTGCTGCCCCTGCTGATTGAGAAAGTGGATTCTGAGATTCTGAGTGCCAAGCTGGATTCTCTACAGACTCTG GTTTTCCAGACGGCAAGTGAGCGGGTGGAGGCTGAGGGCCTGGCAGCCCTCCACTCCTTGACTGCATGTTTGTCTCGCTCTGTGCTGAGGGCTGATGCTGAGGACCTCCTGGACTCCTTCCTTAGCAACATTCTACAGG ACTGCAGGCACCATCTGTGTGAACCGGACATGAAACTGGTGTGGCCTAGTGCCAAACTGCTGCAGGCAGCTGCAGGTGCCTCTGCCCGGGCCTGTGACCACATCACCAGCAACGTGCTGCCTTTACTGCTGGAACAGTTCCACAAGCACAGTCAG AGCAACCAGCGGCGGACGATCCTTGAAATGATCCTGGGTTTCTTGAAGCTGCAACAGAAATGGAGCTATGAAGACAAGG ATGAAAGGCCTCTGAGTGACTTCAAGGACCAGCTGTGCTCACTGGTATTCATGGCTTTGACAGACCCCAACACCCAGCTTCAGCTTGTTGGCATCCGTACACTCACAGTCTTGGGTGCCCAGCCAG ATCTCCTGTCTTCTGGGGACTTAGAGCTGGCAGTGGGTCATCTATACAGActgagcttcctggaggaggattCCCAGAGTTG CAGGGTGGCAGCACTGGAAGCATCGGGTACCCTGGCCACTGTCTACCCTGTGGCTTTCAGCAGGCACCTCGTGCCCAAGCTTGCTGAGGAGCTGTGCATAG GGGAGTCGGATTTGGCCAGAGGGGATGGGCCCACCAAATGCTCCCGGCACCTGTGCTGTCTCCAAGCCTTGTCAGCTGTATCAACACATCCCAGCATTGTCAAGGAGACTCTGCCTCTACTGCTGCAGCATCTCTGCCAGATGAACAAAG GGAATATGGCTGCAGGACCAAGTGAAATTATTGCTATCTGTCAGAGCCTCCAGCAGGTGGCAGAAAAATGCCAGCTGGACCCTGAGAGCTGCTGGTATTTCCATCAGACAGCTATACCTTGCCTGCTTGCCTTGGCTGTGCAGGCTTCCATGCCAG AGGAGCACTCAGTTCTAAGAAAAGTGCTGTTGGAGGATGAGGTCTTGGCTGCCATGGTGTCTGTCATTAGCACTGCCACCACCCACTTGAGCCCTGA CTTAGCTGCCCAGAGTGTCGCCCACATTGTGCCCCTCTTCTTGGATGGCAACATCTCCTTTCTGCCTGAAAACAGCTTCCCTTGCAGATTCCAGCCATTTCAG GATGGCTCCTCAGGGCAGAGGCGGCTGGTTGCACTGCTTATGGCCTTTGTCTGCTCCCTGCCTCGAAAT GTGGAAATCCCTCAGCTGAACCAACTCATGCGGGAGCTTTTAGagctgagctgctgccacagctgcCCCTTCTCTTCCACCGCCGCTGCCAAGTGCTTTGCAGGACTCCTCAACAAGCACCCTGCAG GGCAACAGCTGGATGAATTCTTACAGTTGGCTTTGGACAAAGTGGAAgctgggctgggctctgggcGCTGTCGTAGTCAGGCCTTTACACTGCTTCTCTGG GTAACAAAGGCCCTACTGCTCAGATATCACCCTCTCAGCTCCTGCCTTACAGAGCAG CTCATGGGCCTCCTGAGTGATCCAGAACTAGGCCCAGCAGCAGCTGATGGCTTCTCTCTGCTCATGTCTGACTGCACTGATGTGTTGACTCGTGCCGGCCATGCTGAAGTGAGGATCATGTTCCGCCAGCGGTTCTTCACGGATAATGTGCCTGCTTTGGTCCAGGGCTTCCATGCTGCTCCCCAAG ATGTGAAGCCAAATTACCTGAAGGGTCTGTCTCATGTACTTAACAGGCTACCTAAGCCTGTGCTCTTGCCAGAGCTGCCCACG CTGCTTTCCTTGCTGCTGgaggccctgtcctgccccgaCTCTGTGGTACAGCTCTCCACCCTCAGCTGCCTTCAGCCTCTTCTACTGGAAGCACCCCAAGTCATGAGTCTTCACGTTGACACCCTCGTCACCAAGTTCCTGAACCTCAGCTCTAGCCCTTCCATG GCTGTCCGGATTGCTGCCCTGCAGTGTATGCACGCTCTCACTCGCCTGCCCACCCCTGTG CTGCTGCCGTACAAACCACAGGTGATCCGGGCCTTAGCCAAACCCCTGGATGACAAGAAGAGACTGGTGCGCAAGGAAGCAGTGTCAGCCAGGGGAGAATG GTTTCTGCTGGGGAGCCCTGGCAGCTGA
- the MMS19 gene encoding MMS19 nucleotide excision repair protein homolog isoform X2, whose product MAAAAALEAVAPTGNLWGLVHDFVMGQQEGPADQVAAEVKSGSYTVLQVVEALGSSLENPEPRTRARGIQLLSQVLLQCHSLLLEKEVVHLILFYENRLKDHHLVIPSVLQGLRALSLCVSLPPGLAVSVLKAIFQEVHVQSLPQVDRHTVYSIITNFMRTREEELKSLGADFTFGFIQVMDGEKDPRNLLVAFHIVHDLISRDYSLGPFVEELFEVTSCYFPIDFTPPPNDPHGIQREDLILSLRAVLASTPRFAEFLLPLLIEKVDSEILSAKLDSLQTLNACCAVYGQKELKDFLPSLWASIRREVFQTASERVEAEGLAALHSLTACLSRSVLRADAEDLLDSFLSNILQDCRHHLCEPDMKLVWPSAKLLQAAAGASARACDHITSNVLPLLLEQFHKHSQSNQRRTILEMILGFLKLQQKWSYEDKDERPLSDFKDQLCSLVFMALTDPNTQLQLVGIRTLTVLGAQPDLLSSGDLELAVGHLYRLSFLEEDSQSWVAALEASGTLATVYPVAFSRHLVPKLAEELCIGESDLARGDGPTKCSRHLCCLQALSAVSTHPSIVKETLPLLLQHLCQMNKGNMAAGPSEIIAICQSLQQVAEKCQLDPESCWYFHQTAIPCLLALAVQASMPEEHSVLRKVLLEDEVLAAMVSVISTATTHLSPDLAAQSVAHIVPLFLDGNISFLPENSFPCRFQPFQDGSSGQRRLVALLMAFVCSLPRNVEIPQLNQLMRELLELSCCHSCPFSSTAAAKCFAGLLNKHPAGQQLDEFLQLALDKVEAGLGSGRCRSQAFTLLLWVTKALLLRYHPLSSCLTEQLMGLLSDPELGPAAADGFSLLMSDCTDVLTRAGHAEVRIMFRQRFFTDNVPALVQGFHAAPQDVKPNYLKGLSHVLNRLPKPVLLPELPTLLSLLLEALSCPDSVVQLSTLSCLQPLLLEAPQVMSLHVDTLVTKFLNLSSSPSMAVRIAALQCMHALTRLPTPVLLPYKPQVIRALAKPLDDKKRLVRKEAVSARGEWFLLGSPGS is encoded by the exons atggccgccgccgccgctctgGAGGCGGTGGCGCCTACAGGCAACCTGTGGGGCCTCGTACACGACTTCGTCATGGGTCAGCAGGAGGGCCCCGCTGACCAAGTGGCTGCAG AAGTGAAATCCGGGAGCTATACAGTGTTACAAGTGGTGGAAGCCCTTGG GTCCTCCCTAGAGAATCCAGAACCCCGAACTCGGGCACGAGGAATCCAGCTTTTGTCACAGGTGCTACTCCAGTGTCACTCCTTGCTCCTGGAGAAGGAAG TTGTACACCTGATCCTATTCTATGAGAACCGGCTGAAGGACCATCATCTTGTGATCCCATCTGTCCTGCAGGGCTTGAGGGCACTA agcctgtgtgtgtccctgcccccagggctggctgtctCTGTGCTTAAAGCCATCTTCCAGGAGGTCCACGTCCAG TCCCTGCCACAGGTGGACCGACACACAGTCTACAGTATCATCACCAACTTCATGCGAACGCGGGAAGAAG agctGAAGAGCCTAGGAGCTGACTTCACCTTTGGCTTCATCCAGGTGATGGATGGGGAAAAGGATCCCCGTAATCTTCTGGTGGCTTTCCACATCGTCCATGACCTCATTTCCAGGGACTATAGCCTGG GACCCTTTGTGGAGGAGTTGTTTGAAGTGACATCTTGTTACTTCCCTATTGATTTTACCCCT CCACCTAATGATCCCCATGGTATCCAGAGAGAAGATCTCATCCTGAGTCTTCGAGCAGTGCTGGCTTCTACACCACGATTTGCTGAG TTCCTGCTGCCCCTGCTGATTGAGAAAGTGGATTCTGAGATTCTGAGTGCCAAGCTGGATTCTCTACAGACTCTG AATGCTTGCTGTGCTGTGTATGGACAGAAGGAACTGAAGGACTTCCTCCCCAGCCTTTGGGCTTCTATTCGCAGGGAG GTTTTCCAGACGGCAAGTGAGCGGGTGGAGGCTGAGGGCCTGGCAGCCCTCCACTCCTTGACTGCATGTTTGTCTCGCTCTGTGCTGAGGGCTGATGCTGAGGACCTCCTGGACTCCTTCCTTAGCAACATTCTACAGG ACTGCAGGCACCATCTGTGTGAACCGGACATGAAACTGGTGTGGCCTAGTGCCAAACTGCTGCAGGCAGCTGCAGGTGCCTCTGCCCGGGCCTGTGACCACATCACCAGCAACGTGCTGCCTTTACTGCTGGAACAGTTCCACAAGCACAGTCAG AGCAACCAGCGGCGGACGATCCTTGAAATGATCCTGGGTTTCTTGAAGCTGCAACAGAAATGGAGCTATGAAGACAAGG ATGAAAGGCCTCTGAGTGACTTCAAGGACCAGCTGTGCTCACTGGTATTCATGGCTTTGACAGACCCCAACACCCAGCTTCAGCTTGTTGGCATCCGTACACTCACAGTCTTGGGTGCCCAGCCAG ATCTCCTGTCTTCTGGGGACTTAGAGCTGGCAGTGGGTCATCTATACAGActgagcttcctggaggaggattCCCAGAGTTG GGTGGCAGCACTGGAAGCATCGGGTACCCTGGCCACTGTCTACCCTGTGGCTTTCAGCAGGCACCTCGTGCCCAAGCTTGCTGAGGAGCTGTGCATAG GGGAGTCGGATTTGGCCAGAGGGGATGGGCCCACCAAATGCTCCCGGCACCTGTGCTGTCTCCAAGCCTTGTCAGCTGTATCAACACATCCCAGCATTGTCAAGGAGACTCTGCCTCTACTGCTGCAGCATCTCTGCCAGATGAACAAAG GGAATATGGCTGCAGGACCAAGTGAAATTATTGCTATCTGTCAGAGCCTCCAGCAGGTGGCAGAAAAATGCCAGCTGGACCCTGAGAGCTGCTGGTATTTCCATCAGACAGCTATACCTTGCCTGCTTGCCTTGGCTGTGCAGGCTTCCATGCCAG AGGAGCACTCAGTTCTAAGAAAAGTGCTGTTGGAGGATGAGGTCTTGGCTGCCATGGTGTCTGTCATTAGCACTGCCACCACCCACTTGAGCCCTGA CTTAGCTGCCCAGAGTGTCGCCCACATTGTGCCCCTCTTCTTGGATGGCAACATCTCCTTTCTGCCTGAAAACAGCTTCCCTTGCAGATTCCAGCCATTTCAG GATGGCTCCTCAGGGCAGAGGCGGCTGGTTGCACTGCTTATGGCCTTTGTCTGCTCCCTGCCTCGAAAT GTGGAAATCCCTCAGCTGAACCAACTCATGCGGGAGCTTTTAGagctgagctgctgccacagctgcCCCTTCTCTTCCACCGCCGCTGCCAAGTGCTTTGCAGGACTCCTCAACAAGCACCCTGCAG GGCAACAGCTGGATGAATTCTTACAGTTGGCTTTGGACAAAGTGGAAgctgggctgggctctgggcGCTGTCGTAGTCAGGCCTTTACACTGCTTCTCTGG GTAACAAAGGCCCTACTGCTCAGATATCACCCTCTCAGCTCCTGCCTTACAGAGCAG CTCATGGGCCTCCTGAGTGATCCAGAACTAGGCCCAGCAGCAGCTGATGGCTTCTCTCTGCTCATGTCTGACTGCACTGATGTGTTGACTCGTGCCGGCCATGCTGAAGTGAGGATCATGTTCCGCCAGCGGTTCTTCACGGATAATGTGCCTGCTTTGGTCCAGGGCTTCCATGCTGCTCCCCAAG ATGTGAAGCCAAATTACCTGAAGGGTCTGTCTCATGTACTTAACAGGCTACCTAAGCCTGTGCTCTTGCCAGAGCTGCCCACG CTGCTTTCCTTGCTGCTGgaggccctgtcctgccccgaCTCTGTGGTACAGCTCTCCACCCTCAGCTGCCTTCAGCCTCTTCTACTGGAAGCACCCCAAGTCATGAGTCTTCACGTTGACACCCTCGTCACCAAGTTCCTGAACCTCAGCTCTAGCCCTTCCATG GCTGTCCGGATTGCTGCCCTGCAGTGTATGCACGCTCTCACTCGCCTGCCCACCCCTGTG CTGCTGCCGTACAAACCACAGGTGATCCGGGCCTTAGCCAAACCCCTGGATGACAAGAAGAGACTGGTGCGCAAGGAAGCAGTGTCAGCCAGGGGAGAATG GTTTCTGCTGGGGAGCCCTGGCAGCTGA
- the MMS19 gene encoding MMS19 nucleotide excision repair protein homolog isoform X1 codes for MAAAAALEAVAPTGNLWGLVHDFVMGQQEGPADQVAAEVKSGSYTVLQVVEALGSSLENPEPRTRARGIQLLSQVLLQCHSLLLEKEVVHLILFYENRLKDHHLVIPSVLQGLRALSLCVSLPPGLAVSVLKAIFQEVHVQSLPQVDRHTVYSIITNFMRTREEELKSLGADFTFGFIQVMDGEKDPRNLLVAFHIVHDLISRDYSLGPFVEELFEVTSCYFPIDFTPPPNDPHGIQREDLILSLRAVLASTPRFAEFLLPLLIEKVDSEILSAKLDSLQTLNACCAVYGQKELKDFLPSLWASIRREVFQTASERVEAEGLAALHSLTACLSRSVLRADAEDLLDSFLSNILQDCRHHLCEPDMKLVWPSAKLLQAAAGASARACDHITSNVLPLLLEQFHKHSQSNQRRTILEMILGFLKLQQKWSYEDKDERPLSDFKDQLCSLVFMALTDPNTQLQLVGIRTLTVLGAQPDLLSSGDLELAVGHLYRLSFLEEDSQSCRVAALEASGTLATVYPVAFSRHLVPKLAEELCIGESDLARGDGPTKCSRHLCCLQALSAVSTHPSIVKETLPLLLQHLCQMNKGNMAAGPSEIIAICQSLQQVAEKCQLDPESCWYFHQTAIPCLLALAVQASMPEEHSVLRKVLLEDEVLAAMVSVISTATTHLSPDLAAQSVAHIVPLFLDGNISFLPENSFPCRFQPFQDGSSGQRRLVALLMAFVCSLPRNVEIPQLNQLMRELLELSCCHSCPFSSTAAAKCFAGLLNKHPAGQQLDEFLQLALDKVEAGLGSGRCRSQAFTLLLWVTKALLLRYHPLSSCLTEQLMGLLSDPELGPAAADGFSLLMSDCTDVLTRAGHAEVRIMFRQRFFTDNVPALVQGFHAAPQDVKPNYLKGLSHVLNRLPKPVLLPELPTLLSLLLEALSCPDSVVQLSTLSCLQPLLLEAPQVMSLHVDTLVTKFLNLSSSPSMAVRIAALQCMHALTRLPTPVLLPYKPQVIRALAKPLDDKKRLVRKEAVSARGEWFLLGSPGS; via the exons atggccgccgccgccgctctgGAGGCGGTGGCGCCTACAGGCAACCTGTGGGGCCTCGTACACGACTTCGTCATGGGTCAGCAGGAGGGCCCCGCTGACCAAGTGGCTGCAG AAGTGAAATCCGGGAGCTATACAGTGTTACAAGTGGTGGAAGCCCTTGG GTCCTCCCTAGAGAATCCAGAACCCCGAACTCGGGCACGAGGAATCCAGCTTTTGTCACAGGTGCTACTCCAGTGTCACTCCTTGCTCCTGGAGAAGGAAG TTGTACACCTGATCCTATTCTATGAGAACCGGCTGAAGGACCATCATCTTGTGATCCCATCTGTCCTGCAGGGCTTGAGGGCACTA agcctgtgtgtgtccctgcccccagggctggctgtctCTGTGCTTAAAGCCATCTTCCAGGAGGTCCACGTCCAG TCCCTGCCACAGGTGGACCGACACACAGTCTACAGTATCATCACCAACTTCATGCGAACGCGGGAAGAAG agctGAAGAGCCTAGGAGCTGACTTCACCTTTGGCTTCATCCAGGTGATGGATGGGGAAAAGGATCCCCGTAATCTTCTGGTGGCTTTCCACATCGTCCATGACCTCATTTCCAGGGACTATAGCCTGG GACCCTTTGTGGAGGAGTTGTTTGAAGTGACATCTTGTTACTTCCCTATTGATTTTACCCCT CCACCTAATGATCCCCATGGTATCCAGAGAGAAGATCTCATCCTGAGTCTTCGAGCAGTGCTGGCTTCTACACCACGATTTGCTGAG TTCCTGCTGCCCCTGCTGATTGAGAAAGTGGATTCTGAGATTCTGAGTGCCAAGCTGGATTCTCTACAGACTCTG AATGCTTGCTGTGCTGTGTATGGACAGAAGGAACTGAAGGACTTCCTCCCCAGCCTTTGGGCTTCTATTCGCAGGGAG GTTTTCCAGACGGCAAGTGAGCGGGTGGAGGCTGAGGGCCTGGCAGCCCTCCACTCCTTGACTGCATGTTTGTCTCGCTCTGTGCTGAGGGCTGATGCTGAGGACCTCCTGGACTCCTTCCTTAGCAACATTCTACAGG ACTGCAGGCACCATCTGTGTGAACCGGACATGAAACTGGTGTGGCCTAGTGCCAAACTGCTGCAGGCAGCTGCAGGTGCCTCTGCCCGGGCCTGTGACCACATCACCAGCAACGTGCTGCCTTTACTGCTGGAACAGTTCCACAAGCACAGTCAG AGCAACCAGCGGCGGACGATCCTTGAAATGATCCTGGGTTTCTTGAAGCTGCAACAGAAATGGAGCTATGAAGACAAGG ATGAAAGGCCTCTGAGTGACTTCAAGGACCAGCTGTGCTCACTGGTATTCATGGCTTTGACAGACCCCAACACCCAGCTTCAGCTTGTTGGCATCCGTACACTCACAGTCTTGGGTGCCCAGCCAG ATCTCCTGTCTTCTGGGGACTTAGAGCTGGCAGTGGGTCATCTATACAGActgagcttcctggaggaggattCCCAGAGTTG CAGGGTGGCAGCACTGGAAGCATCGGGTACCCTGGCCACTGTCTACCCTGTGGCTTTCAGCAGGCACCTCGTGCCCAAGCTTGCTGAGGAGCTGTGCATAG GGGAGTCGGATTTGGCCAGAGGGGATGGGCCCACCAAATGCTCCCGGCACCTGTGCTGTCTCCAAGCCTTGTCAGCTGTATCAACACATCCCAGCATTGTCAAGGAGACTCTGCCTCTACTGCTGCAGCATCTCTGCCAGATGAACAAAG GGAATATGGCTGCAGGACCAAGTGAAATTATTGCTATCTGTCAGAGCCTCCAGCAGGTGGCAGAAAAATGCCAGCTGGACCCTGAGAGCTGCTGGTATTTCCATCAGACAGCTATACCTTGCCTGCTTGCCTTGGCTGTGCAGGCTTCCATGCCAG AGGAGCACTCAGTTCTAAGAAAAGTGCTGTTGGAGGATGAGGTCTTGGCTGCCATGGTGTCTGTCATTAGCACTGCCACCACCCACTTGAGCCCTGA CTTAGCTGCCCAGAGTGTCGCCCACATTGTGCCCCTCTTCTTGGATGGCAACATCTCCTTTCTGCCTGAAAACAGCTTCCCTTGCAGATTCCAGCCATTTCAG GATGGCTCCTCAGGGCAGAGGCGGCTGGTTGCACTGCTTATGGCCTTTGTCTGCTCCCTGCCTCGAAAT GTGGAAATCCCTCAGCTGAACCAACTCATGCGGGAGCTTTTAGagctgagctgctgccacagctgcCCCTTCTCTTCCACCGCCGCTGCCAAGTGCTTTGCAGGACTCCTCAACAAGCACCCTGCAG GGCAACAGCTGGATGAATTCTTACAGTTGGCTTTGGACAAAGTGGAAgctgggctgggctctgggcGCTGTCGTAGTCAGGCCTTTACACTGCTTCTCTGG GTAACAAAGGCCCTACTGCTCAGATATCACCCTCTCAGCTCCTGCCTTACAGAGCAG CTCATGGGCCTCCTGAGTGATCCAGAACTAGGCCCAGCAGCAGCTGATGGCTTCTCTCTGCTCATGTCTGACTGCACTGATGTGTTGACTCGTGCCGGCCATGCTGAAGTGAGGATCATGTTCCGCCAGCGGTTCTTCACGGATAATGTGCCTGCTTTGGTCCAGGGCTTCCATGCTGCTCCCCAAG ATGTGAAGCCAAATTACCTGAAGGGTCTGTCTCATGTACTTAACAGGCTACCTAAGCCTGTGCTCTTGCCAGAGCTGCCCACG CTGCTTTCCTTGCTGCTGgaggccctgtcctgccccgaCTCTGTGGTACAGCTCTCCACCCTCAGCTGCCTTCAGCCTCTTCTACTGGAAGCACCCCAAGTCATGAGTCTTCACGTTGACACCCTCGTCACCAAGTTCCTGAACCTCAGCTCTAGCCCTTCCATG GCTGTCCGGATTGCTGCCCTGCAGTGTATGCACGCTCTCACTCGCCTGCCCACCCCTGTG CTGCTGCCGTACAAACCACAGGTGATCCGGGCCTTAGCCAAACCCCTGGATGACAAGAAGAGACTGGTGCGCAAGGAAGCAGTGTCAGCCAGGGGAGAATG GTTTCTGCTGGGGAGCCCTGGCAGCTGA